From a single Lactococcus allomyrinae genomic region:
- a CDS encoding DegV family protein, translating into MKLAVITDSSADYAEKYKTYENLFVLDIPISIDGVDYDLKKISHEEWFDLMEKAQDVPKTAQPSVAELEVLLKNLEKQGYTHILGLFLPAAISGFYQNAFYLQNEFEQMEVKFPETFITSSPLGYMVETVLDLYESGALFDEIISKFDKQRDGDRAYMLVDDLNWLAKGGRLSNGAAVLGTLLNIKPVLTFSQEGKVEVFEKVRTVKKSMNRIKELLLQEAESRSAYKVYVIHARAEERAQELYDYALEQGYDDVEIVTFGPVIATHLGLNTVAYAISPKK; encoded by the coding sequence ATGAAATTAGCTGTTATTACTGACTCCTCAGCAGACTATGCTGAGAAATATAAAACTTATGAGAATCTTTTTGTTTTAGATATCCCTATATCAATTGATGGGGTGGACTATGACTTGAAGAAGATTTCTCATGAAGAATGGTTTGACTTGATGGAAAAAGCGCAGGATGTGCCAAAAACGGCGCAGCCTAGTGTTGCTGAACTTGAAGTTCTTTTGAAAAATTTGGAAAAGCAAGGCTATACTCATATCTTAGGTCTTTTTTTGCCCGCGGCTATCTCTGGTTTTTATCAAAATGCTTTCTATTTACAAAATGAATTTGAACAGATGGAAGTGAAGTTTCCAGAAACATTTATTACCTCTAGTCCTTTAGGATATATGGTGGAAACTGTTCTTGATTTGTATGAATCAGGGGCTTTATTTGACGAAATCATATCAAAATTTGACAAACAGCGTGATGGAGACCGAGCTTATATGCTCGTAGATGATTTGAACTGGTTGGCTAAAGGTGGACGTTTGTCCAATGGAGCCGCTGTTTTAGGGACTTTGTTAAACATCAAACCTGTGTTGACTTTTAGTCAAGAGGGTAAAGTTGAGGTTTTTGAAAAGGTTCGTACAGTAAAAAAATCAATGAATCGAATCAAAGAGTTATTGCTTCAAGAGGCGGAAAGTCGCTCCGCTTACAAAGTGTATGTTATTCATGCTCGTGCAGAGGAGAGGGCACAAGAACTATACGATTATGCGCTGGAGCAAGGTTATGATGATGTTGAGATTGTAACTTTTGGTCCTGTAATTGCGACACATTTGGGACTTAATACTGTGGCTTACGCTATTTCACCGAAAAAATAA
- a CDS encoding phosphodiester glycosidase family protein: MGNYRKHKKSKYKHIRIIGIVILFGAIAFGIYSLSEKTFTNKKLSALHIAQTNNSPKKTNEVNGYISSDSPKAVSGSMQIVANSGVPQWVKVPSNEQLNRFTDMSKDGLTIYRINNPEVLKTVTTLKTPRRSMTDIEKEYPNTLIMNASAFNMTTGQIVGFQINNGFLLNDWAVGNYLQYAFVINKNGSCKIYDSTTPASTIIKNGAAQSYDFGTALIRDGKTVPSDGSVNWEIHAFIANDKSNNLYVILSDTNAGYDNIMKGVASLHLENMLLLDSGGSSQLSVKGKTIVASQDNRAVPDYIVMK, translated from the coding sequence ATGGGAAATTATAGAAAGCATAAAAAGAGTAAATATAAACACATCCGGATAATAGGAATAGTAATTCTTTTCGGAGCTATTGCATTTGGCATATATTCACTGAGTGAAAAAACTTTCACTAATAAAAAACTATCAGCACTACATATTGCACAAACAAACAACTCTCCTAAAAAAACAAATGAAGTGAATGGCTATATAAGTTCAGATTCGCCAAAAGCTGTATCTGGAAGTATGCAAATAGTAGCAAACAGTGGTGTCCCTCAGTGGGTTAAAGTTCCTTCAAATGAACAGTTAAACAGATTTACAGATATGTCAAAAGATGGTCTTACAATTTATCGGATAAATAACCCTGAAGTTCTAAAGACAGTTACGACGTTGAAAACACCAAGACGTTCGATGACTGATATAGAAAAAGAATATCCTAATACATTGATAATGAATGCCTCGGCTTTCAATATGACGACAGGTCAGATAGTTGGTTTTCAAATTAATAATGGTTTTCTACTAAATGACTGGGCGGTTGGGAACTATTTGCAATATGCTTTTGTCATTAATAAAAATGGTTCATGTAAAATATATGATTCGACGACACCTGCAAGTACAATCATTAAAAATGGTGCAGCACAAAGTTATGATTTTGGTACGGCACTTATTCGTGATGGAAAGACTGTTCCTAGTGATGGTAGTGTAAATTGGGAAATTCATGCTTTTATTGCCAATGACAAATCTAATAATCTTTATGTGATTTTGAGTGATACAAATGCTGGTTATGATAATATCATGAAAGGTGTTGCTTCTCTACATTTAGAGAATATGCTTCTTCTTGATAGTGGGGGTTCTAGTCAGCTTTCTGTAAAAGGTAAAACAATTGTAGCTAGTCAAGACAATCGTGCTGTTCCAGATTATATTGTGATGAAATAA
- a CDS encoding NAD-dependent epimerase/dehydratase family protein — translation MIHSSKIFITGGAGFIGSSLANVLLKYNNKVIVVDDLSMGRFENLIPSTNLITIKGSVTDKELMTKILKEYKFDYIFHLAAVASVAASIAKPLETHEVNFDSTLILLEYLVKHPKNLKRLVFSSSAAVYGNEKRLPKREGSPILPLTPYAIDKFSSERWITIYNTLYGIPTSCTRFFNVYGPKQNPNSPYSGFISILVDRLKNLTELNIFGDGEQARDFVYIEDVIQALILIATSEESLGEVYNVGTGSQSTLNELIELSQVLTQKNIKVNYLENREGDIRHSVSDISKLKAIGYQPKFDINQGMKKYFDYEFK, via the coding sequence ATGATTCATTCGAGTAAAATATTTATTACTGGAGGAGCAGGGTTTATTGGTTCTTCTTTGGCAAACGTTCTTTTAAAATACAATAATAAGGTAATTGTTGTTGATGATTTATCAATGGGAAGGTTTGAAAATTTAATTCCATCTACTAATCTTATAACAATTAAAGGTTCTGTGACTGATAAAGAGCTAATGACTAAAATTTTAAAAGAATATAAATTTGATTATATTTTTCATTTAGCCGCTGTTGCTTCTGTTGCTGCATCTATTGCTAAACCATTAGAAACACATGAGGTTAATTTTGACAGTACATTGATACTATTAGAATATTTAGTAAAACACCCTAAAAATTTAAAGAGGTTGGTATTTTCTTCTTCCGCAGCGGTGTATGGTAATGAAAAAAGGCTACCTAAAAGAGAAGGGTCTCCTATTCTCCCATTAACTCCATATGCAATTGATAAATTTTCATCTGAACGATGGATTACAATTTATAATACTCTATATGGAATTCCAACAAGTTGTACGAGATTTTTTAATGTATACGGTCCAAAGCAAAACCCAAATTCTCCATACTCTGGTTTTATTTCTATACTTGTGGATAGATTGAAAAATTTGACAGAATTGAATATTTTTGGAGATGGGGAACAGGCAAGAGATTTTGTCTATATTGAAGACGTTATCCAAGCATTAATATTAATTGCTACATCTGAGGAGTCTCTAGGAGAAGTGTACAATGTTGGGACTGGTAGTCAAAGTACCTTAAACGAATTAATTGAATTATCGCAAGTATTAACCCAAAAAAACATAAAAGTAAATTATTTAGAAAATCGTGAGGGAGATATTAGACATTCTGTGAGTGATATTTCTAAATTAAAAGCTATTGGTTATCAACCAAAATTTGATATAAATCAGGGAATGAAAAAGTACTTCGACTATGAATTCAAATGA
- a CDS encoding polysaccharide pyruvyl transferase family protein, translating into MLKILKKILKKFIPIRVRIYIKSLKYNARYDKYRYDGKKIFLFGTPHSGNLGDQAIVIAELEFLKKHFPKYRVFEVPVPIISRSIKYIKRIVDSEDLIMLHGGGSVGDLYLDAEIGTRAVLSNFPNKKIVFFPQSATFTSTNQSFKELKSSQDVYDRAGKNLIITARESKSKEKFEQIFSKNTVILVPDIVFSLHSELHNKRKNILFCMRKDSEKVLTYADESTLIKSLSQKYKNVYISDTTISEIVTRKTRVEIVNEKWDEFRNARIVITDRLHGMIFSVITGTPCVVFDNYNSKIRMTYKDWLKDYKNIRFIDESFDSNEIMKAVEEVIDQEILPIKFENKYLPLVNAIKEAEMQNKNDSFE; encoded by the coding sequence TTGTTAAAAATACTAAAAAAAATATTAAAAAAATTTATTCCAATAAGAGTTCGGATTTATATCAAATCGTTAAAATATAATGCTAGATACGATAAATATCGTTATGATGGAAAGAAAATTTTTCTCTTTGGTACACCTCATTCGGGTAACTTGGGAGACCAAGCGATAGTTATAGCTGAACTTGAATTTTTAAAGAAGCATTTTCCAAAGTATAGAGTGTTTGAAGTACCTGTTCCAATAATTTCAAGAAGTATAAAATATATAAAAAGGATAGTTGATTCGGAAGATTTAATAATGCTTCATGGTGGTGGTAGTGTAGGTGATTTATATTTGGATGCTGAGATTGGTACAAGGGCAGTTTTAAGTAATTTTCCAAATAAAAAGATAGTTTTTTTCCCGCAATCCGCTACATTTACTAGTACTAATCAATCCTTCAAAGAGTTGAAAAGTTCACAGGATGTTTACGATAGAGCTGGAAAAAATTTGATAATAACAGCTAGAGAGAGTAAAAGTAAAGAAAAATTTGAACAAATTTTTTCTAAAAATACAGTTATTTTGGTACCTGATATAGTATTTAGTCTTCATAGTGAGCTACACAATAAAAGAAAAAATATCCTGTTTTGTATGAGAAAAGATTCAGAGAAGGTGTTAACATACGCTGACGAAAGTACCTTGATTAAAAGTTTGTCTCAGAAATACAAGAATGTGTATATTTCTGATACTACAATTTCTGAAATTGTGACAAGAAAGACACGTGTGGAAATAGTAAATGAAAAATGGGATGAGTTTCGTAATGCTCGAATAGTAATTACAGATCGTTTGCATGGAATGATCTTTTCAGTTATAACAGGCACTCCATGTGTTGTGTTTGATAATTATAACTCTAAAATAAGAATGACTTATAAAGACTGGTTGAAAGACTATAAAAACATTAGATTTATTGATGAAAGCTTTGATAGTAACGAGATAATGAAGGCTGTAGAGGAAGTAATTGATCAAGAAATTCTCCCAATTAAATTTGAAAATAAATATCTTCCCCTTGTAAATGCGATAAAAGAAGCGGAGATGCAAAATAAAAATGATTCATTCGAGTAA
- a CDS encoding glycosyltransferase family 2 protein, with product MSNPLISVIIPCYNIADYVMECVLSVINQTYKNIEIILVDDGSTDDTLKNLEVLKALDNRIRILQKENGGLSDARNEGIKFSTGDYITLIDGDDSVSENYVKHLYQGILKGADISCVSWYLTYENEKIDFKEISSAKDDIIILSKREGLKQVFNQGNFETTACAKLYPRIYFNKIKFPKGLSFEDLATVPLLLEQANKISFCNVRDYYYYQRDNSLLHEDFNQRKMDVLIVGERLISEFLPKNFEIQSIFYGRIFAAYSTIYRQIPDKTDKYQEERERLWNGMKNVRKKLKIFEIENSKVKLGVISSYFGQPVFRYIFNIYSQRIVKRN from the coding sequence ATGAGTAATCCTCTAATAAGTGTTATTATTCCTTGTTATAATATAGCTGATTATGTGATGGAGTGTGTTCTCTCGGTTATAAACCAAACATACAAAAATATTGAGATAATATTGGTTGATGATGGAAGTACTGATGATACATTAAAAAATTTAGAAGTTCTTAAAGCATTGGATAATCGTATTAGAATTCTTCAAAAAGAAAATGGTGGATTGAGCGATGCACGTAATGAGGGAATAAAATTTTCAACGGGTGATTATATCACTTTGATTGATGGGGATGATTCGGTAAGTGAAAATTATGTTAAACATTTATATCAAGGAATTTTAAAAGGTGCAGACATTTCTTGTGTCTCTTGGTACCTAACATATGAAAATGAGAAAATCGATTTCAAAGAGATTAGTTCCGCAAAGGATGATATTATCATCTTGTCAAAACGCGAGGGATTAAAACAGGTGTTTAATCAAGGAAATTTTGAAACAACTGCCTGTGCAAAGCTTTATCCACGGATATATTTTAATAAAATTAAATTTCCTAAAGGACTTTCTTTTGAAGATTTGGCAACAGTTCCTCTGTTATTGGAACAAGCTAATAAAATCTCATTTTGTAATGTCAGAGATTATTATTATTATCAGCGAGATAATAGTTTATTACATGAAGACTTTAATCAAAGAAAGATGGATGTATTAATCGTTGGAGAGAGATTAATTTCGGAATTTCTACCTAAAAATTTTGAAATTCAGAGTATTTTTTATGGGAGGATTTTTGCTGCTTATTCAACAATCTATAGACAAATACCTGATAAAACAGATAAGTATCAAGAAGAAAGAGAAAGACTATGGAATGGAATGAAAAATGTCCGAAAAAAATTAAAAATTTTTGAAATTGAGAATAGTAAAGTAAAGCTTGGAGTCATTTCCTCTTATTTTGGTCAGCCAGTTTTTCGATATATTTTTAATATCTATAGTCAAAGAATTGTAAAAAGGAATTGA
- a CDS encoding lipopolysaccharide biosynthesis protein produces MKTIFSKLLGNTAIFAIGNGATLIVSFFMVPVYTHILSTSSFGISDLINTTVNMLLPVVSLNIFAAVFRWTLDEETNELEIFSNGLFITGIGAFTSIIIGLVLILFHVKYTWAIGINLGGVVLLNHFQNFARGTDRIKLYALSGVVSSVVNVLSNVVLMIVFKFGLTGYLISLILSNYIAVLFLIVFGKLYHYWSRALISKNVIRKMLRFSLPMIPNAFTWWMTNDASRLIILMFVGPAGNGLFAIANKIPSMITTVFNLFQNAWQISAVETSKEKNVSRIYSITFNVVLGFLVFGSTIIVSMIKLFMRYYVAPDFFIAWEFVPILLLTVTFSNASAFLGTTYLVAMKTKGLFTTTIWGTIINLSLSFILIPLFGVHGAAISGALGFLVVSVMRLKQTARWIRIRIKWGLQLVLIVGYSAMTVIEYISANAIILKIFVLIIMAGFLIVYLKSVRKFNFNK; encoded by the coding sequence ATGAAGACAATATTTTCAAAATTATTGGGTAATACTGCAATTTTTGCTATTGGTAATGGAGCAACATTAATTGTATCCTTTTTCATGGTACCTGTTTATACTCATATTTTATCAACCTCATCATTTGGTATATCTGATTTAATAAATACAACAGTTAATATGCTTTTACCAGTTGTATCCCTTAATATTTTTGCAGCAGTATTTCGTTGGACGCTGGATGAAGAAACCAATGAGTTAGAAATATTCTCTAACGGTCTATTTATAACGGGAATTGGTGCTTTTACATCAATTATCATAGGTTTAGTCTTAATATTATTTCATGTAAAATACACTTGGGCAATTGGAATTAACTTGGGTGGGGTCGTTCTTCTTAATCATTTTCAGAACTTTGCTCGTGGAACGGATAGAATAAAACTCTATGCATTGTCTGGAGTAGTTAGTTCGGTCGTTAATGTCTTATCCAATGTCGTTTTAATGATAGTTTTTAAGTTTGGTTTAACAGGTTACCTTATTTCTTTAATTCTCTCAAATTATATTGCGGTTTTATTTTTAATAGTTTTTGGTAAACTTTATCACTATTGGAGCAGAGCGTTAATCTCCAAAAATGTTATTCGCAAAATGCTTAGATTTAGTTTACCTATGATTCCCAATGCTTTTACTTGGTGGATGACAAACGATGCTAGTAGATTGATTATTTTGATGTTTGTTGGACCTGCTGGTAATGGACTTTTTGCAATTGCGAATAAAATCCCGTCTATGATTACTACTGTATTTAATCTTTTCCAAAATGCATGGCAGATTTCTGCTGTGGAAACATCTAAAGAAAAAAATGTATCAAGGATTTATTCTATTACATTTAATGTTGTTTTGGGCTTCCTTGTTTTTGGGTCAACAATTATTGTCAGTATGATAAAATTGTTTATGCGCTATTACGTTGCGCCAGATTTCTTTATAGCTTGGGAATTTGTTCCTATTCTACTGTTAACAGTAACGTTTTCTAACGCATCAGCTTTTCTTGGCACAACATATCTTGTAGCTATGAAGACAAAAGGATTGTTTACTACAACTATTTGGGGGACTATTATAAATTTAAGTTTGAGTTTTATCTTGATTCCTTTATTTGGGGTACATGGTGCGGCAATATCTGGGGCTTTAGGTTTTTTAGTAGTGAGTGTGATGCGGCTTAAACAAACTGCCAGATGGATTAGAATTAGGATAAAATGGGGACTTCAACTGGTGTTAATTGTTGGATACAGCGCGATGACTGTAATTGAATATATAAGTGCTAATGCAATAATATTAAAAATTTTCGTTTTGATTATAATGGCTGGATTTTTAATAGTTTATTTGAAGAGTGTTAGAAAATTTAATTTTAATAAGTAG
- a CDS encoding EpsG family protein, with the protein MFIYFLIFPIIGLIYLAFHNPIIKNRKLFLICSFSFLAVIASLRANTVGSDVANYQNIFESTINGYTPDTRYPVYVTYSHIVGLVSQNPYAITIANSLVICSLIGIFIYRSGVHSLYSTFLFVGMYFYGDSLNGARQYIAVGLIANAFLFILNKKWMQYILLTVLAIGIHSTAILSLIFIPIVVVKWTRKNIFMFFVIIIVISLLYNRIISLFYIIFPQYSIYSNQQFLSTIPTQGTGMIVIYYLFLLCLFLVFLYVINSYNLQLTSVEIKIILSYSISLLLSIIFFKNVLIIRMLWYFSILGIICFPIIIDKVSALFKKNKQARVVIFSLFFVIIFFAYVIQLKKGIDEIVPYITWL; encoded by the coding sequence ATGTTTATTTATTTTCTAATTTTTCCTATTATAGGATTAATTTATTTGGCTTTTCATAATCCGATAATCAAAAATAGAAAGTTATTTTTGATATGTTCTTTTTCTTTTTTAGCGGTTATTGCAAGCCTGAGGGCAAACACAGTAGGATCAGATGTAGCTAATTATCAAAATATCTTCGAAAGCACAATCAATGGGTACACCCCCGATACTAGATACCCTGTCTATGTTACTTATTCACACATTGTAGGGCTTGTTTCACAAAATCCCTATGCTATTACTATAGCAAATTCTCTGGTAATTTGTTCTTTAATTGGTATTTTTATCTATAGAAGTGGTGTTCACAGCTTATATTCCACCTTTTTATTTGTTGGTATGTATTTTTATGGAGATAGCTTGAATGGTGCTCGGCAATATATTGCTGTGGGATTAATTGCGAATGCTTTCCTGTTTATTTTAAATAAAAAGTGGATGCAGTATATTTTGCTTACAGTCCTTGCTATAGGTATCCATTCTACAGCAATTTTAAGTTTAATTTTTATTCCTATTGTTGTAGTCAAATGGACAAGAAAAAATATTTTTATGTTCTTTGTAATTATTATTGTTATTTCTCTTTTATATAATAGAATAATAAGCTTATTTTATATAATCTTTCCTCAGTATAGCATATATTCAAATCAGCAATTTCTAAGTACAATTCCTACGCAAGGCACGGGGATGATTGTTATTTATTATCTATTTTTATTATGCTTATTTTTGGTTTTTTTATATGTAATCAATTCTTACAATCTCCAATTAACAAGTGTTGAGATAAAAATTATTTTATCATATTCAATAAGTTTGTTGTTATCAATAATCTTTTTTAAAAATGTACTTATAATTCGTATGTTATGGTATTTCTCAATACTAGGGATTATCTGTTTCCCGATAATTATAGATAAAGTGAGTGCTCTTTTTAAAAAAAACAAGCAGGCGAGAGTTGTCATATTTTCTCTATTCTTTGTTATTATTTTCTTTGCCTATGTTATTCAACTCAAAAAAGGAATTGATGAAATCGTTCCTTATATAACATGGTTATAA
- the rimM gene encoding ribosome maturation factor RimM (Essential for efficient processing of 16S rRNA), which produces MEKFYKVGTIVNTQGLQGEVRVIPSTDFAEERFSKGAVLALFDDKDNYIQDLKVKSGRSQKNFYIVKFEGFYHINEVEKFKGSVLKVSEEHQSSLDDGEFYYHEIIGSDVYENGVLIGQISEILQPGANDVWVVKRKGKRDLLLPYIPSVVLNIDVAHHHVDVEVMEGLDD; this is translated from the coding sequence ATGGAAAAATTTTACAAAGTAGGAACAATCGTAAATACACAGGGACTTCAAGGGGAAGTGCGTGTGATACCATCAACAGACTTTGCTGAGGAACGCTTTTCTAAGGGAGCGGTCTTGGCACTTTTTGATGATAAGGACAATTATATACAGGATTTAAAAGTTAAATCAGGTCGTTCTCAAAAGAATTTTTATATTGTTAAGTTTGAAGGCTTTTATCATATTAATGAGGTAGAAAAATTTAAAGGGAGTGTTCTTAAGGTTTCAGAAGAACATCAGTCTTCTCTTGATGATGGTGAGTTTTATTATCACGAGATTATTGGAAGTGATGTTTATGAAAACGGGGTGCTTATTGGGCAAATCTCAGAAATTTTGCAGCCGGGAGCAAATGATGTTTGGGTGGTAAAACGTAAAGGAAAGCGAGATTTACTCTTACCATATATTCCTTCAGTCGTTTTGAATATTGATGTAGCTCATCATCATGTGGATGTTGAAGTAATGGAAGGTTTGGACGATTAG
- a CDS encoding DUF1149 family protein produces MTLTIEREQEFVNQFHYDARNYEWEKENGTPETNLNVQFQLVPVEQLEKANEGDTAIHAVLTYLIALDNIVLSGFVSQLNYVRNRVIAEQEELEQEELGQLAAPLFDLLKRLVYETTEVALDQPGINLEF; encoded by the coding sequence ATGACTTTAACTATTGAGCGCGAACAAGAGTTCGTTAATCAATTTCATTATGATGCGCGTAATTATGAATGGGAAAAAGAAAACGGAACGCCTGAAACAAATTTGAATGTTCAATTTCAATTGGTTCCTGTTGAACAGCTTGAAAAAGCAAATGAGGGCGACACCGCAATTCATGCTGTGTTGACCTATCTTATTGCGTTAGACAATATTGTACTTTCTGGATTTGTTAGTCAGCTTAACTATGTGAGAAATCGTGTGATTGCTGAACAGGAAGAACTTGAACAAGAAGAGCTGGGGCAACTTGCAGCACCATTGTTTGATTTGCTTAAACGTTTGGTCTATGAGACAACGGAAGTCGCCTTGGATCAACCAGGGATTAATTTGGAGTTCTAA
- a CDS encoding LCP family protein: MAHKSKSHHRHHRRKKHLALKIILSVIITLILIIGAAAFGIYKNIESTFSSSYAKSSATTPINFSKSKPFTTLIIETNTVNGENSCFAAVLVATNAQTKQTTFLNFPVTATLPNQITIADSYAKGGKNAVLNDIHKSLSLPINKIVQIDIDKIGEIVEATGGITLQNPTAFVSEGYQFNRGTLHLNTTKEVQAYLSLVDKNDQQALITRIQNVSMALYGNIQKLTKAKNLSNFNYYRNILYSFSDTVKTNISFNEFKEILIHYNKALLTTSKLNLHTTKQDGNEIITNNELTTVKNLFLTSLQQ; encoded by the coding sequence ATGGCACATAAATCAAAAAGTCATCACCGACACCATAGAAGAAAAAAACACTTAGCACTCAAGATAATTTTGAGTGTCATTATTACACTTATCTTAATTATAGGTGCAGCCGCTTTTGGTATTTACAAGAATATTGAGTCTACCTTTTCTAGCTCATACGCTAAAAGTTCAGCTACTACACCTATCAATTTTTCAAAATCTAAACCTTTTACGACATTGATTATAGAAACCAATACGGTAAATGGAGAAAATTCCTGTTTTGCAGCAGTTCTAGTCGCCACTAATGCCCAAACCAAACAAACTACATTTTTAAATTTCCCAGTTACAGCTACCCTACCCAATCAAATAACAATTGCTGATAGCTATGCCAAGGGAGGCAAAAATGCTGTCCTCAACGATATTCACAAAAGTTTATCACTTCCTATTAATAAAATCGTACAAATAGACATCGACAAAATAGGAGAAATAGTTGAAGCAACCGGAGGGATTACTCTTCAAAATCCTACTGCATTTGTATCAGAAGGTTACCAGTTTAACCGAGGTACTCTTCATCTTAATACCACTAAAGAAGTTCAGGCTTATCTTTCTCTCGTTGACAAAAACGACCAACAAGCCCTTATCACACGTATCCAAAACGTTTCAATGGCACTTTATGGCAATATTCAAAAGTTAACCAAAGCCAAAAATCTTTCTAACTTTAACTACTATCGTAATATTCTTTACTCTTTTAGTGACACTGTAAAAACCAATATTTCTTTCAACGAATTTAAAGAAATATTAATCCACTACAATAAGGCACTATTAACGACAAGTAAGCTTAACCTTCATACCACTAAGCAAGATGGTAATGAAATCATAACAAACAATGAATTAACAACTGTCAAAAACCTCTTTCTTACTTCTCTCCAACAGTAA
- the trmD gene encoding tRNA (guanosine(37)-N1)-methyltransferase TrmD, translating into MRIDILSIFPEMFAPLNQSIVGKAQEKNIVDFHTHDFRENAANKQRHVDDMPYGGGQGMLLMLQPIFDTIEQIPVSQEKVPRVILMDPAGKRFNQNMAEELSQEEQLIFICGHYEGYDERIKTLVTDEVSLGDFVLTGGEVAATVMIDAIVRLIPGVLGKQASHEDDSFSSGLLEYPQYTRPEEFRGMKVPSVLMSGHHENIRKWRLTESLKKTLERRPDLLEHYEANEEETKILKSLRENGKDVVK; encoded by the coding sequence ATGAGAATTGATATTTTAAGCATTTTTCCAGAAATGTTTGCACCACTGAATCAGTCTATCGTAGGAAAAGCGCAAGAAAAAAATATTGTGGACTTTCATACGCACGATTTTCGTGAGAATGCGGCAAATAAGCAAAGACATGTTGATGATATGCCTTATGGCGGTGGTCAAGGCATGTTGCTTATGCTACAGCCGATTTTTGATACAATTGAGCAAATTCCAGTTTCTCAAGAAAAAGTGCCGCGTGTGATTTTGATGGATCCTGCGGGTAAACGATTTAATCAAAACATGGCTGAGGAGCTGTCTCAAGAGGAGCAACTTATTTTTATTTGTGGACATTATGAGGGTTATGATGAACGGATTAAGACGTTAGTGACGGATGAGGTTTCACTAGGAGATTTTGTGCTAACAGGTGGAGAAGTAGCTGCTACGGTGATGATTGATGCAATTGTTCGTTTAATTCCTGGTGTTCTTGGGAAACAAGCAAGTCATGAGGATGATTCTTTTTCAAGTGGTTTATTAGAGTATCCACAATATACAAGACCAGAAGAGTTTAGAGGAATGAAAGTACCATCAGTGTTGATGAGCGGTCATCATGAAAATATTCGAAAGTGGCGTTTAACTGAAAGTTTGAAAAAAACATTAGAACGTCGTCCAGATTTGCTTGAACACTATGAAGCGAATGAAGAAGAAACGAAAATTTTGAAATCTTTACGCGAAAATGGTAAAGATGTGGTAAAATAA